A stretch of Roseovarius sp. M141 DNA encodes these proteins:
- a CDS encoding polyamine ABC transporter substrate-binding protein — MKKTILTATTALAMTATAAMSEEVRVYNWSDYIDESLLDKFQEETGIDLIYDVFDSNEVLETKMLSSGSGYDVVVPTGTFMQRQISAGAFQKLDKSKLPNIENMWPLIEERTEQYDAGNEYSINYMWGTTGIGVNVGKVREVLGEDAPIDSLDLVLKPENMEKLAECGVHFLDAPAEMIPMALKFLGEDPDSHDPDVIAKVEDVFMPIRPYIRKFHSSEFINALANGDICVAVGWSGDILQARDRAAEADNGVEIVYNAPKEGAQMWFDQMVIPVDAPNPDGAHKFLNFIMDPQNAAAASNYVYYANGNKASQEFLVEDVIGDPAVYPSEETLNNLFTVTPFEPKVQRVVTRLWTKIKSGT; from the coding sequence ACTGCGACAACCGCCCTGGCGATGACAGCAACGGCCGCCATGTCCGAGGAGGTGCGCGTCTACAACTGGTCTGACTATATCGACGAATCGTTGCTGGATAAATTCCAGGAGGAAACCGGTATCGATCTGATCTATGACGTGTTCGACAGCAACGAAGTGCTTGAGACGAAAATGCTGTCCAGCGGATCGGGGTATGATGTGGTTGTGCCCACAGGCACGTTCATGCAGCGGCAGATCAGCGCGGGCGCGTTCCAGAAACTGGACAAATCCAAGCTGCCCAACATCGAAAACATGTGGCCCCTGATCGAAGAGCGGACCGAGCAATATGATGCCGGCAACGAATATTCGATCAACTACATGTGGGGCACCACCGGCATCGGCGTAAACGTCGGCAAGGTTCGCGAAGTGCTGGGCGAGGATGCGCCCATTGATTCGCTGGATCTGGTGCTCAAGCCCGAGAATATGGAAAAGCTGGCCGAATGCGGTGTGCATTTTCTGGATGCCCCGGCCGAAATGATCCCGATGGCGCTGAAATTTCTGGGCGAAGATCCTGACAGCCACGACCCCGACGTGATCGCCAAGGTCGAGGACGTCTTTATGCCCATCCGGCCTTATATCCGCAAATTCCACTCCAGCGAGTTCATCAACGCCCTGGCGAACGGCGACATCTGCGTTGCCGTCGGATGGTCCGGCGATATCCTGCAGGCGCGTGACCGCGCGGCCGAGGCCGATAATGGCGTCGAAATCGTGTATAACGCCCCCAAAGAGGGCGCGCAGATGTGGTTCGATCAGATGGTCATCCCTGTGGATGCGCCTAATCCCGACGGCGCGCACAAGTTCCTGAACTTCATCATGGACCCGCAGAACGCCGCCGCCGCGTCGAATTATGTCTACTACGCCAACGGTAACAAGGCGTCTCAGGAGTTTCTGGTCGAGGACGTGATCGGTGATCCCGCTGTCTATCCAAGCGAAGAAACGCTGAATAACCTGTTTACCGTCACCCCGTTCGAACCAAAGGTTCAGCGCGTCGTCACGCGCCTGTGGACCAAGATCAAGTCAGGCACCTGA
- a CDS encoding ABC transporter ATP-binding protein, translating to MSQTAFEPWNDPQAKPLIQFKNVTKRFGDFTAIDNQTFDIYEREFFALLGPSGCGKTTMMRMLAGFEKPTEGTILLAGQDMAPIPPNKRAVNMMFQSYALFPHLTIWDNIAFGLKRDKKPKDEIADRVAQMLKLTRLEKFAKRKPHQISGGQRQRVALARSLAKAPKLLLLDEPLGALDAKLRQDTQFELVDIQEKTGTTFVIVTHDQEEAMTVATRVAVMDDGKIMQADTPANIYERPSSVYVADFIGDVTIIQGRATASGNGYDIAFAEGQPTLHAESSKAFQTGQSCHLAIRPEKVAITAEKPDTRNALQGTILDIAYLGNLSTYHVKLATGQIVKAQTANTRRLSRRSFTWEDTVWLSWTDTAAVLLEG from the coding sequence ATGAGCCAGACCGCTTTCGAGCCGTGGAACGACCCACAGGCCAAACCGCTGATTCAGTTCAAGAACGTCACAAAACGTTTCGGCGATTTTACCGCCATCGACAATCAGACATTCGACATTTACGAGCGCGAATTCTTTGCCCTGCTCGGCCCCTCGGGCTGCGGCAAGACGACGATGATGCGCATGCTTGCCGGGTTTGAAAAACCGACAGAGGGCACGATCCTTCTGGCGGGTCAGGACATGGCGCCGATCCCACCGAACAAGCGGGCGGTTAACATGATGTTCCAGTCCTACGCGCTGTTTCCGCATCTGACGATCTGGGACAACATCGCCTTTGGCCTCAAGCGCGACAAGAAGCCCAAGGACGAGATTGCCGACCGCGTCGCGCAAATGCTGAAACTGACCCGACTGGAAAAATTCGCCAAGCGCAAGCCGCATCAGATATCCGGCGGACAGCGCCAGCGCGTCGCGCTTGCCCGGTCCCTCGCCAAGGCGCCCAAGCTGCTGCTGCTGGACGAGCCCTTGGGCGCGCTGGACGCCAAGCTGCGGCAGGACACCCAGTTCGAGCTGGTGGATATTCAGGAAAAGACCGGCACGACATTCGTCATCGTCACCCACGATCAGGAAGAGGCGATGACCGTCGCCACCCGCGTCGCCGTGATGGATGACGGCAAGATCATGCAGGCCGACACGCCCGCCAACATCTACGAGCGGCCAAGCTCGGTCTACGTGGCCGATTTCATCGGCGACGTCACCATCATCCAAGGGCGCGCCACCGCCAGCGGCAATGGCTATGACATCGCCTTTGCCGAAGGGCAGCCGACATTGCATGCCGAGTCGAGCAAGGCATTTCAGACCGGGCAATCGTGCCACCTGGCGATCCGCCCCGAAAAGGTGGCGATCACGGCGGAAAAACCCGACACGCGCAACGCGCTACAGGGCACCATCCTGGACATCGCCTATCTTGGGAACCTGTCGACCTACCACGTCAAGCTGGCGACAGGGCAGATCGTCAAGGCGCAGACCGCCAACACCCGCCGCCTGTCGCGCCGCAGCTTCACCTGGGAGGATACCGTCTGGCTGAGCTGGACCGACACTGCCGCCGTGCTGTTGGAGGGCTGA
- a CDS encoding ABC transporter permease subunit, with protein MRRVILIAVPYLWLLALFLVPFLIVLKISLSDIAMAIPPYTPTLDLSGGWAGIRDFFANLDFENFQFLATDDLYWKAYLSSLQIAIVATFLTLLVAYPIAYGMAAAPDHWRPTLMMLVILPFWTSFLIRVYSWIGILSNEGYLNQLLLSLGVISSPLTILNTNVAVYIGIVYTYLPFMILPIYSALERMDGSLLEAAEDLGCSRITAFWLVTFPLSKNGIIAGCFLVFIPTIGEFVIPSLLGGSQTLMIGKVLWEEFFNNRDWPVASAVAVILLLLLIIPIILFQRNEQKQREAEG; from the coding sequence ATGCGCCGCGTTATCCTGATCGCTGTTCCCTATCTGTGGCTGCTGGCCCTGTTTCTGGTGCCCTTCCTGATCGTGCTGAAAATCAGCCTCAGTGATATTGCGATGGCCATTCCGCCCTACACGCCCACGCTGGACCTGTCCGGGGGATGGGCGGGAATCAGGGACTTCTTTGCCAATCTCGACTTCGAGAATTTCCAGTTTCTCGCGACGGATGATCTGTATTGGAAGGCCTATCTTTCGTCGCTCCAGATCGCGATTGTCGCGACATTCCTGACCCTGCTGGTCGCCTATCCCATCGCCTACGGCATGGCCGCCGCACCCGATCACTGGCGCCCGACGCTGATGATGCTGGTGATCCTGCCGTTCTGGACCAGCTTTCTGATCCGGGTCTATTCGTGGATCGGTATCCTGTCAAACGAGGGTTACCTGAACCAGCTATTGCTCAGCCTTGGCGTCATCTCGTCGCCGCTGACGATCCTGAACACCAACGTCGCGGTCTATATCGGCATCGTCTACACCTACCTGCCCTTCATGATCCTGCCGATCTATTCCGCGCTGGAGCGGATGGACGGATCGCTGCTGGAGGCCGCCGAGGATCTGGGATGCAGCCGCATCACCGCCTTCTGGCTGGTAACATTCCCGCTGTCGAAGAACGGCATCATCGCGGGTTGCTTTCTGGTGTTCATCCCCACCATCGGCGAATTTGTCATTCCGTCGCTTCTGGGCGGATCGCAAACCCTGATGATCGGCAAGGTTCTCTGGGAGGAATTCTTTAACAACCGTGATTGGCCGGTGGCCAGCGCCGTGGCGGTGATCCTGCTGCTGCTGCTGATCATTCCCATCATCCTGTTCCAGCGAAACGAACAGAAACAAAGGGAGGCCGAAGGATGA
- a CDS encoding ABC transporter permease, which yields MRRVTWFNATSLTLGFAFLYLPMVILIIYSFNESKLVTVWAGFSTKWYGELLGNQSFLDAAWVTIKVAVMSSSIATVLGTMAALVLVRSGRFSGRTLFSGMIYAPLVMPEVITGLSLLLLFIGLNIDRGVLTIVLAHTTFSMCFVSVVVSSRLVSFDQSLEEAALDLGCSQMQAFFLVTLPIIAPAVISGWLLAFTLSLDDLVIASFTAGPSSTTLPIKIWSSIRLGLSPEINALSTLMIAVVTIGVITASLISKRSSLRRQADERAADT from the coding sequence ATGAGACGCGTCACATGGTTCAACGCCACATCCCTCACGCTGGGGTTCGCGTTCCTCTACCTGCCGATGGTGATCCTGATCATCTACAGCTTCAACGAAAGCAAGCTGGTTACGGTCTGGGCCGGATTCTCCACCAAATGGTATGGTGAATTGCTGGGCAACCAGTCGTTCCTGGACGCAGCATGGGTCACGATCAAGGTCGCGGTCATGTCCTCGTCCATCGCCACGGTACTGGGCACGATGGCGGCGCTGGTGCTGGTCCGGTCGGGCCGGTTTTCGGGGCGCACGCTGTTTTCCGGCATGATCTATGCCCCGCTCGTCATGCCCGAAGTCATCACCGGCCTGTCGCTGCTGCTGCTGTTCATCGGCCTGAACATCGACCGGGGCGTTCTGACCATCGTGCTGGCGCATACCACGTTTTCGATGTGCTTCGTATCGGTCGTGGTGTCGTCGCGGCTGGTCAGTTTCGATCAGTCACTGGAGGAGGCGGCGCTGGACCTCGGCTGCTCGCAAATGCAGGCGTTTTTCCTTGTCACCCTGCCGATCATCGCGCCCGCTGTCATTTCGGGCTGGCTTCTGGCCTTCACGCTCAGCCTTGATGATCTGGTGATCGCGAGCTTTACCGCCGGCCCGTCCTCGACCACGCTCCCGATCAAGATCTGGTCGTCGATCCGCCTTGGCCTCAGCCCCGAGATCAACGCGCTTTCGACGCTGATGATCGCGGTGGTCACGATCGGCGTCATCACCGCCTCCCTGATCAGCAAGCGCAGCAGCCTGAGGCGGCAGGCAGACGAGCGCGCGGCGGATACGTGA
- a CDS encoding FAD-dependent oxidoreductase: protein MRRIYPAHAYGEAPRVKCYWPTTVESAVNSPAHGTLSADVAIIGAGFTGLSAALHLAESGADVIVLEARDVGWGASGRNGGFCCLGGSAASDKALARQFGENARREFRRAERHAVDLTEGLISRHAMQVDRHSNGETVMAHTEAAYQGLKTHAAEVERDYGVTPTLIPKAALAQNGMNGPFHGALTTPIGFGLNPMKYIQGLATAAIAAGVRIRAHSPVGRIEQSGSFTLTTPEARIQARRLIVATNGYSSDDVPNWMKARYLPTQSNVLVTREMTEAELSAQGWTTMQACYDDRFFLHYFRLMPNNRMLFGMRGGLFSAPWADTRMHRNIRQHFEAMFPAWRHVETPHSWHGLLSIARDLTPFAGPIDTMQGAFTAMSYHGNGVAMGTYAGALLADLVQDRAPRNPYPKIMQTPPKRWPLGRFRRAWFAPIYAAMWATGA from the coding sequence GTGAGGCGGATCTACCCGGCCCACGCCTATGGCGAGGCGCCGCGCGTAAAATGCTACTGGCCGACGACGGTGGAGTCTGCGGTAAACTCGCCCGCGCACGGCACGCTGTCGGCGGACGTGGCGATCATCGGCGCAGGCTTTACCGGGCTGTCGGCGGCGCTGCATCTGGCCGAAAGTGGCGCCGATGTGATCGTGCTGGAGGCTAGGGACGTCGGCTGGGGCGCATCGGGGCGCAATGGCGGATTTTGCTGCCTTGGCGGATCGGCCGCGTCTGACAAAGCGCTGGCGCGCCAGTTTGGCGAGAATGCGCGCCGCGAATTCCGCAGGGCTGAACGCCACGCCGTCGATCTGACCGAGGGGCTGATCAGCCGTCACGCCATGCAGGTTGACCGTCATTCAAACGGCGAAACGGTGATGGCCCACACCGAGGCCGCGTATCAGGGTCTGAAGACACACGCCGCCGAGGTGGAGCGCGACTATGGCGTCACCCCTACCCTGATCCCAAAGGCCGCGCTGGCGCAAAACGGCATGAACGGTCCCTTTCACGGCGCGCTGACCACGCCCATCGGCTTTGGCCTGAATCCAATGAAATATATTCAGGGCCTTGCCACCGCTGCCATTGCTGCCGGGGTCCGCATCCGGGCACACAGCCCGGTGGGACGGATCGAACAGAGTGGCAGCTTTACCCTGACCACGCCAGAGGCGCGGATACAGGCCCGGCGCCTGATCGTGGCGACGAACGGCTATAGCTCGGACGATGTGCCGAACTGGATGAAGGCGCGCTATCTGCCCACGCAATCCAACGTGCTGGTGACGCGCGAGATGACCGAGGCCGAGCTGTCGGCGCAAGGCTGGACCACAATGCAGGCTTGCTATGATGACCGGTTTTTTCTGCATTATTTCCGGTTGATGCCAAACAACCGGATGCTGTTCGGCATGCGCGGCGGGCTGTTCAGCGCGCCATGGGCCGACACCCGCATGCATCGCAATATCCGCCAGCATTTCGAGGCGATGTTTCCCGCGTGGCGCCATGTCGAAACGCCACACAGCTGGCACGGCCTGCTCAGCATCGCGCGCGATCTGACACCCTTTGCCGGGCCGATCGATACCATGCAAGGCGCGTTCACCGCGATGTCATACCACGGCAACGGCGTGGCGATGGGCACCTATGCGGGCGCCCTTCTGGCCGATCTGGTACAGGACCGCGCGCCGCGCAATCCCTACCCCAAGATCATGCAAACCCCGCCGAAACGCTGGCCTTTGGGCCGGTTCCGGCGGGCATGGTTTGCGCCGATTTATGCCGCCATGTGGGCGACGGGGGCCTGA
- a CDS encoding DMT family transporter, giving the protein MQPVKAISLKLCAVVLFIFMSALIKAASDEVPPGEAVFFRSFFAIPITVLWLMMLGQLSTGLRVKSVWGHVRRGVAGSLAVGLTFAGLGLLPLPEVTALSYTSSLLIVIFAAFFLGESVGLFRISAVCIGLAGVLVILAPKLSVFSGAPVHGTEVIGAVVVLTGATCAAFAQITIRKLVQTEHPAAIAFYFSVTATVLSLFTAPFGWVWPDGWLAFQLVMAGVLGGTAQIFLTVSYRYGDASVVAPFDYASMLFALGIGYFVFAEVPTVPMLIGAAMISAAGIAIVLREHHLGLKRGRARAVRTPEG; this is encoded by the coding sequence ATGCAGCCGGTCAAGGCGATTTCGCTGAAATTATGCGCGGTCGTTCTGTTCATTTTCATGTCTGCGCTGATCAAGGCGGCCTCGGATGAGGTGCCGCCGGGCGAGGCTGTATTTTTCCGGTCCTTCTTTGCGATCCCGATCACGGTTCTGTGGCTGATGATGCTGGGTCAACTGTCTACGGGTCTGCGCGTCAAATCCGTCTGGGGACATGTGCGGCGCGGCGTGGCCGGATCGCTCGCCGTGGGCCTGACTTTTGCCGGGCTCGGTCTGTTGCCGCTGCCCGAGGTTACGGCGCTCAGCTATACGTCATCGCTGCTTATCGTCATTTTTGCCGCATTTTTTCTGGGCGAGAGTGTCGGCCTTTTTCGCATCAGTGCGGTTTGCATCGGGCTGGCCGGCGTTCTGGTGATCCTCGCGCCCAAGCTGAGCGTGTTCAGCGGGGCGCCGGTCCACGGGACCGAAGTGATCGGCGCCGTCGTCGTGCTGACCGGTGCAACCTGCGCCGCCTTTGCGCAGATCACCATCCGCAAGCTGGTGCAGACCGAACATCCTGCTGCCATCGCCTTTTACTTCTCGGTGACCGCAACGGTTCTGTCATTGTTTACGGCGCCGTTTGGTTGGGTCTGGCCGGATGGATGGCTGGCGTTTCAGCTGGTGATGGCGGGTGTTCTGGGTGGCACGGCGCAGATATTTCTGACGGTGTCCTACCGTTACGGCGATGCCAGCGTCGTGGCGCCGTTTGACTATGCATCGATGCTGTTTGCACTGGGCATCGGGTATTTCGTCTTTGCCGAAGTGCCGACGGTTCCGATGCTGATCGGAGCGGCGATGATTTCCGCGGCCGGCATCGCGATTGTTCTGCGCGAGCATCATCTGGGGTTGAAGCGGGGCCGCGCGCGGGCAGTGCGTACGCCGGAAGGGTGA
- the msrA gene encoding peptide-methionine (S)-S-oxide reductase MsrA, protein MSEERGVLAGGCFWGMQDLIRKRDGVLSTRVGYTGGDIPDATYRNHGTHAEGIEITFDPARITYREILELFFQIHDPTTLNRQGNDMGVSYRSAIYYVDEAQRDEALRTIQDVEASGKWPGKVVTEVEPVGDFWEAEPEHQDYLERVPNGYTCHFPRPDWVLPRS, encoded by the coding sequence ATGAGCGAAGAGCGCGGCGTTCTGGCGGGTGGCTGTTTCTGGGGAATGCAGGATCTGATTCGCAAGCGTGACGGGGTGCTGTCGACGCGCGTCGGGTACACCGGCGGGGATATACCCGACGCGACCTACCGCAACCACGGCACCCATGCCGAAGGGATCGAGATCACGTTTGATCCGGCCCGGATCACCTATCGCGAAATTCTGGAGCTGTTTTTCCAGATCCACGACCCCACCACGCTGAACCGGCAGGGCAATGACATGGGGGTAAGCTATCGGTCGGCCATCTATTACGTCGACGAGGCGCAGCGCGACGAGGCCTTGCGCACCATTCAGGATGTCGAAGCCAGCGGCAAATGGCCCGGCAAGGTGGTGACCGAGGTCGAGCCGGTAGGCGATTTCTGGGAGGCCGAGCCGGAGCATCAGGATTATCTGGAGCGCGTGCCCAACGGGTATACCTGCCATTTTCCACGCCCTGATTGGGTTTTGCCGCGAAGCTAG
- the msrB gene encoding peptide-methionine (R)-S-oxide reductase MsrB, which produces MTRYTKDPDAIARLTPEEYRVTQQSGTERPGTGKYLENKAPGIYVDIVSGEPLFASSDKFESGCGWPSFTKPIETAHVAELHDETLGMSRVEVRSAHGDSHLGHVFPDGPRDRGGLRYCINSASLRFVPKAEMEAEGYGDYLDQVEDLG; this is translated from the coding sequence ATGACCCGCTACACCAAAGACCCCGACGCCATCGCGCGACTGACCCCCGAAGAATACCGCGTGACGCAGCAAAGCGGGACCGAGCGGCCCGGCACCGGTAAATACCTGGAAAACAAGGCGCCGGGGATCTATGTCGACATCGTTTCGGGGGAGCCGCTGTTCGCGTCGTCGGACAAATTCGAGAGTGGCTGTGGCTGGCCCAGCTTTACCAAGCCGATCGAGACGGCGCATGTGGCCGAGCTGCACGACGAGACGCTGGGCATGAGCCGGGTCGAAGTGCGCAGCGCGCATGGTGACAGTCACTTGGGCCACGTGTTTCCCGACGGGCCGCGCGACAGGGGTGGCCTGCGCTATTGCATCAACTCGGCATCGCTGCGCTTTGTGCCAAAGGCCGAGATGGAGGCCGAGGGCTATGGCGATTATCTGGATCAGGTGGAGGATTTAGGATGA
- the tdh gene encoding L-threonine 3-dehydrogenase: MKALVKARPEPGLWMEYVPVPEPGPNDVLIKVRKSAICGTDVHIWKWDEFSAKTVPVPMVVGHEFVGEIADTGAAASKYKIGQRVSGEGHIVCGTCRNCRAGRGQLCRNTKGVGVHRPGSFAEYVCIPEMNVVPIPENVPDEIAAIFDPFGNAVHTALSFDMVGEDVLVTGAGPIGIMGALVAQKVGARKVAITDINPYRLNLAREMGVQHVVDVSKEQLSDVMDRIGMTEGFDVGLEMSGAPAAMQQMISRMNNGGKIALLGIAPTEFAVDWNAIIFKMLHVKGIYGREMFETWYKMIALVQSGLDVSGLITHRIGIDDFEAGFAAMISGDSGKVVMDWV; the protein is encoded by the coding sequence ATGAAGGCGCTGGTCAAGGCGCGCCCCGAGCCGGGCCTGTGGATGGAATACGTTCCGGTCCCCGAGCCGGGGCCGAATGATGTGCTGATCAAGGTTCGCAAATCCGCGATTTGCGGCACGGATGTGCATATCTGGAAATGGGATGAATTCAGCGCCAAGACGGTGCCGGTGCCGATGGTTGTCGGCCATGAATTCGTCGGCGAGATTGCCGATACCGGCGCGGCGGCGAGTAAATACAAGATCGGTCAGCGCGTGTCGGGCGAGGGGCATATCGTCTGCGGCACCTGCCGCAACTGCCGCGCCGGGCGCGGGCAGCTGTGTCGCAATACCAAGGGTGTCGGCGTGCACCGGCCCGGCAGCTTTGCCGAATATGTCTGCATCCCGGAAATGAACGTCGTGCCGATCCCCGAGAACGTTCCGGATGAAATCGCGGCGATTTTCGACCCGTTCGGCAATGCGGTGCATACCGCGCTGAGCTTTGACATGGTGGGCGAGGATGTGCTGGTCACGGGTGCCGGCCCCATCGGCATCATGGGTGCGCTGGTCGCGCAAAAGGTCGGCGCGCGCAAGGTGGCGATTACCGACATCAACCCCTACCGCCTGAATCTGGCGCGCGAGATGGGTGTTCAGCATGTCGTCGATGTTTCAAAGGAGCAGCTGAGTGACGTGATGGACCGGATCGGTATGACCGAGGGGTTCGATGTCGGGCTGGAAATGTCGGGTGCGCCGGCGGCGATGCAGCAGATGATTTCGCGGATGAACAATGGCGGCAAGATCGCGCTGCTGGGCATCGCGCCGACCGAATTTGCCGTCGACTGGAACGCCATCATCTTCAAGATGCTGCACGTCAAAGGCATCTACGGGCGCGAGATGTTCGAAACCTGGTACAAGATGATCGCGCTGGTGCAGAGCGGGCTGGACGTGTCGGGCCTGATCACGCACCGCATCGGGATCGACGATTTCGAGGCGGGCTTTGCCGCGATGATATCGGGTGATTCGGGCAAGGTGGTGATGGATTGGGTCTAA
- a CDS encoding glycine C-acetyltransferase, whose product MSASQNFDTDMADRLDGLKEDGLYKVERVITSPQAGRVSLKGGAEVINLCANNYLGLADNAEIIGAAHDALDRYGFGMASVRFICGTQEQHKTLEARIASFLGTEDSILYPSCFDANTGLFETILGPEDAIISDALNHASIIDGVRLCKAQRYRYANSDMADLERCLKESQGARHRLIATDGVFSMDGYYAKLDEICDLADKYDALVMVDDCHATGFVGATGRGSIEHCGVMGRVDILTGTLGKALGGASGGYTAASAKVVDWLRQRSRPYLFSNTLAPVIAAASLKMFDLIEDGDDLRAQLWENATYFRTRMTDLGFELLPGEHAIVPVMLRDPKLAQQMAAKLGENGVYVTAFSFPVVPKDQDRIRTQMSAGLTREMLDEAISAFEKVGRELGVI is encoded by the coding sequence ATGAGTGCCTCACAGAATTTCGACACGGATATGGCCGACCGGCTGGATGGCTTGAAGGAGGATGGTCTGTACAAGGTCGAGCGCGTGATAACATCACCGCAGGCCGGGCGCGTATCGCTGAAGGGTGGCGCCGAGGTGATCAACCTGTGCGCCAACAACTATCTGGGGCTGGCGGACAATGCCGAGATTATCGGCGCCGCGCATGATGCGCTGGATCGCTACGGGTTCGGCATGGCATCTGTCCGTTTCATCTGCGGTACGCAGGAACAGCACAAGACGCTGGAAGCGCGCATTGCCAGTTTTCTTGGGACAGAGGACAGCATTCTCTATCCCAGCTGTTTCGATGCCAATACCGGTTTGTTCGAGACGATTTTAGGCCCCGAAGACGCGATTATCAGCGATGCGCTGAACCATGCCAGCATCATTGACGGGGTGCGCCTGTGCAAGGCGCAGCGCTATCGCTATGCCAACAGCGACATGGCGGATCTGGAGCGATGCCTTAAGGAATCGCAGGGCGCGCGTCACCGGCTGATTGCCACGGACGGCGTGTTTTCGATGGATGGCTATTACGCCAAACTGGATGAGATCTGCGATCTGGCGGACAAATATGACGCGCTGGTGATGGTCGATGATTGCCATGCCACCGGGTTTGTCGGCGCCACCGGGCGCGGCAGTATCGAGCATTGCGGCGTGATGGGCCGGGTCGACATCCTGACCGGCACGCTGGGCAAGGCGCTGGGCGGCGCATCGGGTGGCTATACCGCTGCATCGGCCAAGGTGGTGGATTGGCTGCGTCAACGCTCGCGGCCCTATCTGTTTTCCAACACGCTTGCGCCGGTGATCGCCGCGGCATCGCTGAAAATGTTCGATCTGATCGAGGATGGCGATGATCTGCGCGCGCAGCTTTGGGAAAACGCCACGTATTTCCGCACCCGGATGACCGATCTGGGGTTCGAGCTGCTGCCGGGCGAGCATGCGATCGTCCCGGTGATGCTGCGCGATCCGAAGCTGGCGCAGCAGATGGCGGCCAAGCTGGGCGAAAATGGGGTTTATGTGACGGCCTTCAGTTTTCCTGTCGTGCCGAAGGATCAGGACCGCATCCGCACACAGATGAGTGCGGGACTTACCCGCGAAATGCTGGATGAGGCGATCAGTGCTTTTGAAAAGGTCGGTCGCGAATTGGGAGTGATCTGA